The proteins below come from a single Phycisphaerae bacterium genomic window:
- a CDS encoding rubredoxin has product MKKYVCNVCGWVYDPAIGDPDGGVEPGTAFQDIPDGWVCPVCGVSKDEFSEVAE; this is encoded by the coding sequence ATGAAGAAGTACGTGTGCAACGTGTGTGGATGGGTCTACGATCCGGCAATCGGCGATCCCGACGGCGGCGTCGAACCGGGCACCGCCTTCCAGGACATTCCTGACGGCTGGGTCTGTCCCGTCTGCGGCGTGAGCAAGGACGAGTTCTCCGAAGTCGCCGAGTAA